One Luoshenia tenuis DNA window includes the following coding sequences:
- a CDS encoding putative RNA methyltransferase: MKIERIAALYTPWLPRMQCPLCHRSLALDAPGHSLMCEDGHCFDLSAKGYVNFVPNQAQRQTKYDKALFESRGHILAQGFYAPVADALRTLAAQYAPGPLLLDAGCGEGYYTRFLSQGGAFEPAGMDLEKEAVALACRGGAATPFLAADINRLPFKGHSLHAVLNILTPACYPEFQRVLAPGGVVLKVIPGEDYLREIRAGLGGAAGYSNARVAAHFEENLRLAKRVRIRYTRPLSALQAADFLRMTPLSFSGSAQRIAPEALDEITIDLELLVGTTL, encoded by the coding sequence ATGAAGATCGAACGCATCGCCGCGCTGTATACCCCCTGGCTCCCCCGCATGCAATGCCCCCTGTGCCATAGATCACTGGCGCTGGACGCTCCGGGACACAGCCTGATGTGTGAAGACGGGCACTGCTTTGATCTCTCGGCCAAGGGATACGTCAACTTTGTCCCCAATCAAGCCCAGCGCCAGACCAAATACGATAAGGCGCTCTTTGAGAGCCGGGGCCATATTCTCGCGCAAGGGTTCTATGCGCCTGTGGCCGATGCGCTGCGCACCCTGGCCGCCCAATACGCGCCGGGACCTTTGCTGCTGGACGCGGGCTGCGGTGAAGGGTACTATACCCGTTTTTTATCCCAGGGCGGCGCTTTTGAACCAGCCGGGATGGATCTTGAAAAAGAGGCGGTAGCCCTGGCCTGCCGCGGCGGGGCCGCAACGCCCTTTTTGGCTGCGGACATCAACCGCCTACCCTTCAAGGGCCACAGCTTGCACGCGGTGCTCAACATCCTCACGCCGGCCTGCTATCCTGAATTCCAACGGGTGCTGGCGCCGGGCGGCGTAGTGCTAAAAGTCATCCCCGGGGAGGATTACCTGCGGGAGATCCGCGCGGGGCTGGGCGGCGCAGCCGGTTATTCCAACGCCCGGGTGGCCGCCCATTTTGAGGAAAACCTGCGCCTGGCAAAGCGCGTGCGCATCCGCTATACCCGTCCCCTTTCGGCCCTGCAAGCCGCCGATTTTCTCCGAATGACGCCGCTCTCTTTTTCGGGCTCCGCGCAGCGCATCGCTCCGGAAGCGCTGGACGAAATCACCATCGATCTGGAATTGCTGGTGGGAACGACTTTATAA
- a CDS encoding serine hydrolase domain-containing protein — protein sequence MNTKPIDALLKQFTTMERGPVGCALSVTKAGKTIYTGYSGYADAQAQRPIGEETLYRMYSCSKVVTAVAMMILLERGLYQLDDPIAQYLPEFADARYAICTGNNMETLLPVRALTIKHFLTMTSGLTYGGELSATHARIGRALSGIDEKGGCTTREFSRIVAKLPLKFEPGTSWNYGINLDVLGAFIEEVSGSSFYQFLREEIFSPLGMEDTGFFLDGQGQKRLATMYYYDEDGCLKINDSEDFKYEAAYRFECGGGGLVSSLHDMTRFTKMLALGGRLDGQRILGRKTIELMRQNHLEPQALEAFRQTHQYGWPFMAGYGYGLGVKTLMDLAGSNCAGSLGEFSWAGAAGTLLLVDPSEQLSIVYMHQLMPNNREGYCHPRLRNVIYGALD from the coding sequence ATGAATACCAAACCTATCGACGCGCTGTTAAAACAATTTACCACCATGGAGCGCGGGCCAGTGGGATGCGCGCTTTCCGTGACCAAGGCGGGCAAGACCATATACACGGGCTACAGCGGCTATGCCGATGCGCAGGCGCAGCGGCCCATCGGGGAGGAAACGCTGTACCGGATGTACTCCTGCTCCAAAGTGGTAACGGCGGTGGCAATGATGATCCTGCTGGAGCGGGGATTATACCAGCTGGACGACCCGATCGCCCAATATCTGCCGGAATTTGCGGACGCCAGGTATGCCATCTGCACGGGAAACAATATGGAGACCCTGCTGCCGGTGCGCGCGCTGACCATCAAGCATTTTCTCACGATGACCTCCGGGCTGACCTATGGCGGCGAGCTTAGCGCCACGCATGCCCGCATTGGCCGCGCGCTTTCCGGGATCGATGAAAAGGGCGGGTGCACCACACGCGAGTTCAGCCGCATCGTCGCAAAGCTGCCCCTAAAGTTTGAGCCGGGCACCAGCTGGAATTACGGCATCAATCTGGACGTGCTGGGCGCGTTTATCGAAGAGGTGAGCGGCAGCAGCTTTTACCAATTTTTGCGGGAGGAGATTTTTTCGCCGCTGGGCATGGAGGACACCGGGTTTTTCCTGGACGGGCAGGGACAAAAGCGCTTGGCCACCATGTACTATTATGACGAGGACGGCTGCCTAAAGATAAACGACAGCGAGGATTTTAAGTACGAAGCGGCCTATCGCTTTGAGTGTGGCGGCGGCGGGCTGGTCTCATCCCTCCATGATATGACCCGATTTACCAAGATGCTGGCCCTGGGCGGCAGGCTGGATGGCCAGCGCATTTTGGGGAGAAAGACCATCGAGCTGATGCGCCAGAACCACCTGGAGCCCCAGGCGCTTGAGGCCTTCCGCCAGACGCACCAATACGGCTGGCCCTTTATGGCGGGCTACGGTTATGGGCTGGGTGTAAAGACCCTGATGGATCTGGCCGGGTCCAACTGTGCAGGTTCGCTGGGCGAGTTCAGCTGGGCGGGCGCGGCCGGTACGCTTTTGCTGGTGGATCCATCCGAGCAGCTTTCCATCGTCTACATGCACCAGCTGATGCCCAATAACAGGGAGGGGTACTGCCATCCCCGGCTGCGAAACGTTATTTATGGCGCTTTGGATTAA
- a CDS encoding PFL family protein, whose protein sequence is MPLYSHQEILQTIRMVDQQNLDIRTITMGLSLKDCAHPDIKEACRRIYDKISYRAEHLVEVGEALALEYGVPVVNTRVAVTPISGIAACTGEKDYLPFAKALDAAAANVGINFIGGFTALVHKGCTPSDEVLIASLPQALAQTERVCASVNLASTRAGINMDAVAQMGRVIKQAAELTKEAGGMACAKLVVFANAVEDNPFMAGAFHGEGEADCVINVGVSGPGVVKCALEGVRGQPFDEVAETIKRTAFKITRVGQLIAREAAGRLDAQFGVVDLSLAPTPAVGDSVARILEEMGLEVTGAPGTTAALALLNDAVKKGGVMASSHVGGLSGAFIPVSEDEGMIAAAQKGALSIEKLEAMTCVCSVGLDMIAVPGDTPAQTLSGIIADEMAIGMVNQKTTAVRIIPAVGKKVGDMVEFGGLLGSAPVMPVNPYGAVDFIARGGRIPAPLHSLRN, encoded by the coding sequence ATGCCATTATACAGCCATCAGGAAATATTACAGACCATCCGCATGGTGGATCAGCAGAATCTGGATATCCGCACCATCACCATGGGCCTTTCGCTCAAAGACTGCGCGCACCCCGACATCAAAGAGGCCTGCCGCAGGATCTACGATAAGATCTCCTACCGGGCCGAGCATCTGGTGGAGGTAGGCGAGGCGCTGGCGCTGGAATACGGGGTGCCGGTGGTCAACACCCGCGTGGCGGTCACGCCCATCTCGGGCATTGCCGCCTGCACGGGGGAAAAGGATTATCTGCCCTTTGCCAAGGCGCTGGACGCGGCGGCGGCCAACGTGGGCATCAACTTTATCGGCGGCTTTACGGCCCTGGTGCATAAGGGCTGCACCCCCAGCGACGAGGTGCTGATCGCCTCGCTGCCCCAGGCGCTGGCCCAGACCGAGCGGGTATGCGCCTCGGTCAACCTGGCCTCCACCCGCGCGGGCATCAACATGGATGCGGTGGCGCAGATGGGGCGGGTCATCAAACAGGCGGCCGAGCTGACAAAAGAGGCGGGCGGCATGGCCTGCGCCAAGCTGGTGGTTTTTGCCAACGCCGTGGAGGACAATCCCTTTATGGCCGGCGCCTTCCATGGCGAGGGCGAGGCGGACTGCGTGATCAACGTGGGCGTCTCCGGCCCGGGCGTGGTCAAATGCGCGCTGGAGGGCGTGCGCGGCCAGCCTTTTGACGAGGTGGCCGAGACCATTAAGCGCACGGCCTTTAAGATCACGCGGGTGGGTCAGCTCATCGCCCGGGAGGCGGCGGGGCGCCTGGACGCCCAGTTCGGCGTGGTGGATCTGTCGCTTGCGCCTACCCCGGCGGTGGGGGATTCGGTAGCCCGCATTTTAGAGGAGATGGGCCTGGAGGTGACCGGCGCGCCCGGCACCACGGCGGCGCTGGCCCTGCTCAACGATGCGGTGAAAAAAGGCGGCGTGATGGCCTCCTCTCATGTGGGCGGGCTCTCGGGCGCGTTTATCCCGGTCAGCGAGGACGAGGGGATGATCGCCGCGGCCCAGAAGGGCGCGCTGAGCATTGAAAAGCTGGAGGCGATGACCTGCGTATGCTCGGTAGGGCTGGACATGATCGCCGTGCCGGGCGATACGCCGGCCCAGACGCTAAGCGGCATTATCGCCGACGAGATGGCCATCGGCATGGTCAACCAAAAGACCACGGCGGTGCGCATCATCCCGGCGGTGGGCAAAAAGGTGGGGGATATGGTAGAGTTTGGCGGCCTGCTGGGCAGCGCGCCGGTGATGCCGGTAAACCCCTACGGCGCGGTGGATTTTATCGCCCGGGGCGGACGAATTCCCGCACCGCTGCATAGTTTGCGCAACTAA
- a CDS encoding GNAT family N-acetyltransferase encodes MSDVNFERVCSPEQTALLGDLAKRIWNEHFVPIIGQAQVDYMVEKFQSPPAMRRQMAQEGYQYYFIREGEQVRGYTALRMDDDRLFISKLYVEKPYRGRGLSRKALNFAEGLCREKGFRKLWLTVNRHNERTIAIYERMGFYKAREQAADIGGGFVMDDYIMEKDLD; translated from the coding sequence ATGAGTGACGTAAATTTTGAACGGGTATGCTCGCCCGAGCAGACCGCGCTGCTGGGAGACCTGGCCAAACGCATCTGGAACGAGCATTTTGTGCCCATCATCGGCCAGGCACAGGTAGATTATATGGTGGAAAAATTTCAATCGCCCCCGGCAATGCGCCGGCAGATGGCGCAGGAGGGCTACCAGTATTACTTTATCCGCGAGGGGGAGCAGGTTCGGGGCTACACCGCTCTGCGCATGGATGATGACCGGCTCTTTATCTCCAAACTCTACGTGGAAAAGCCTTACCGCGGCCGCGGGCTTTCCCGCAAGGCCTTGAATTTTGCCGAAGGGCTTTGCCGGGAAAAGGGCTTTCGTAAACTTTGGCTTACGGTCAACCGCCATAATGAGCGCACCATCGCCATCTACGAAAGGATGGGTTTTTATAAGGCCCGCGAACAGGCGGCCGACATTGGGGGCGGCTTTGTAATGGACGATTACATCATGGAAAAGGACCTGGATTGA
- a CDS encoding universal stress protein, whose product MSNRVLVCVTKQKTCERLIKTGARLAKEAGDAELLVVHVLHRDDNILGNMMQGDALEFLFQISKQVGADMTVLRSEKVIETLIEYAKKNEVSTIVVGEAPKNAKRDLGIITHLQQELPTATVMVIPSKG is encoded by the coding sequence ATGTCAAATCGGGTTTTGGTGTGCGTGACCAAGCAAAAAACCTGCGAGCGGTTGATCAAAACCGGCGCGCGGCTGGCCAAAGAGGCCGGGGATGCAGAACTTCTGGTGGTACACGTTTTGCACCGGGATGATAATATTCTAGGCAATATGATGCAGGGCGACGCGCTGGAGTTCCTCTTCCAGATCAGCAAGCAGGTGGGGGCGGATATGACGGTGCTGCGCAGCGAAAAGGTGATCGAGACCCTGATAGAATACGCGAAAAAGAACGAGGTCTCCACCATCGTGGTGGGCGAAGCGCCCAAAAACGCCAAGCGGGACTTGGGCATCATCACCCATCTGCAGCAGGAGCTGCCTACGGCCACGGTGATGGTCATCCCCTCCAAAGGGTAG
- a CDS encoding ACT domain-containing protein, with the protein MRAIITVIGNDTVGIISAVSAELAACGANILDISQTTLQEYFAMMMLVDLSGASEPFAKIEQRLQACGADKNVVVHMQHEDIFNAMHRI; encoded by the coding sequence ATGCGAGCGATCATCACCGTTATCGGCAACGATACTGTAGGCATCATCTCCGCCGTCAGCGCGGAGCTGGCCGCCTGCGGGGCCAACATTCTGGATATCAGCCAGACCACCTTGCAGGAGTACTTTGCCATGATGATGCTGGTGGACCTGTCCGGCGCCAGCGAGCCCTTTGCCAAGATCGAGCAGCGGCTGCAGGCCTGCGGCGCGGATAAAAACGTGGTGGTGCACATGCAGCACGAGGACATCTTCAACGCCATGCACCGCATATAG
- a CDS encoding MBL fold metallo-hydrolase, producing the protein MQTVKITYLYNSGFAVELSEHFLVFDYYMDHVDTGRRGMAGGVLTARDFPADKQVLVFVSHRHADHYNSVIFKWRRFLGDRVHYILSSDVPVREKALRLEPYQAQQVAGAMVSTFGSTDEGVSFFVEVEGVRIFHAGDFNLWHWQEESTVAEVNAAKRAFLQEMEKIKSSISALDIAFFPVDPRQGRGFEAGARHFMRVMQPKVLVPMHFGEQVDAVQRFVAAAPAAHTRIFRIGARGDELQVNL; encoded by the coding sequence GTGCAAACCGTTAAAATTACTTATTTATATAATAGCGGCTTTGCCGTGGAGCTCAGCGAGCATTTTCTGGTCTTTGACTATTACATGGATCACGTGGATACCGGCCGGCGCGGCATGGCCGGCGGCGTGCTGACCGCGCGGGACTTCCCCGCGGACAAGCAGGTGCTGGTCTTTGTCAGCCATCGCCATGCGGACCATTATAATTCGGTGATCTTTAAATGGCGCAGGTTTTTGGGAGACCGGGTGCACTACATCCTCTCCAGCGATGTGCCGGTGCGTGAAAAGGCCCTGCGGCTGGAGCCCTATCAGGCCCAGCAGGTGGCGGGCGCCATGGTCTCCACCTTCGGCAGTACGGACGAAGGGGTCAGCTTCTTTGTGGAGGTAGAGGGCGTGCGCATCTTCCACGCGGGGGATTTTAACCTGTGGCACTGGCAGGAGGAATCCACCGTGGCCGAGGTCAACGCAGCCAAGCGCGCCTTTTTGCAGGAGATGGAAAAGATCAAATCCAGCATCAGCGCGCTGGATATCGCCTTTTTCCCGGTAGACCCCCGGCAGGGCCGCGGCTTTGAGGCCGGCGCCCGCCACTTTATGCGGGTCATGCAGCCCAAGGTGCTGGTGCCCATGCACTTTGGCGAGCAGGTGGATGCCGTGCAGCGTTTTGTTGCCGCAGCGCCCGCCGCGCATACCCGGATCTTCCGCATCGGCGCGCGGGGCGATGAATTACAGGTCAATTTGTAA
- a CDS encoding winged helix-turn-helix domain-containing protein, whose protein sequence is MEKLTKVQARRFLLCHQGLLGPYIFKGSEGILRYARQAGCIQYDPLDVCGKNAELVLQARVKGFEKPQLDAALYKDRQLMDEYDKNMSIIPLEDWPRFARLRAERGARMHSAQAVEAVEKRVLAHLEKAAYACSKDLPFTEKVDWSWQATALSRAALETLYTRGKLVIHHKKNAVKYYALAEKMLPEEILGQADPFPDDFAFECWRVERRIGAVGLLWARPSDAFLGIHGLRGERRRLIFDALTAQGRICPVQVEGIEEPLYLPAAQLPALHAAREEGRLRPRTELLAPLDNLLWDRELIRRIFDFDYKWEVYTPVRERRYGYYVLPLLHGERLIGRAELRRDAKNGILHVLGLWYEKDLPAARIPHRAVEACLERLARFNGCGAVALAQDGGFAEKQI, encoded by the coding sequence ATGGAAAAGCTGACCAAGGTCCAAGCGCGGCGCTTTTTATTATGCCACCAGGGCCTTTTGGGGCCATATATTTTTAAGGGGAGCGAGGGAATCTTGCGCTATGCGCGCCAGGCGGGCTGCATCCAGTACGACCCGCTGGATGTGTGCGGCAAAAACGCCGAGCTGGTCTTGCAGGCGCGGGTCAAAGGCTTTGAAAAGCCGCAGCTGGACGCGGCGCTGTACAAAGACCGGCAGTTGATGGACGAGTACGATAAGAACATGTCCATTATTCCGCTGGAGGATTGGCCACGCTTTGCCCGTCTGCGCGCGGAACGGGGCGCGCGGATGCACAGCGCCCAGGCGGTGGAGGCGGTGGAAAAACGGGTGCTGGCCCATTTGGAAAAGGCGGCGTATGCCTGCTCCAAAGACCTGCCCTTTACGGAGAAGGTGGACTGGTCCTGGCAGGCGACTGCGCTCTCCCGGGCTGCGCTGGAGACCCTGTACACGCGGGGAAAGCTGGTGATCCACCACAAAAAGAACGCCGTAAAGTACTACGCGCTGGCCGAAAAAATGCTGCCCGAGGAAATCTTAGGCCAGGCCGATCCCTTCCCGGATGATTTTGCCTTTGAATGCTGGCGGGTGGAGCGGCGCATTGGCGCGGTGGGGCTGCTGTGGGCCCGGCCGAGCGACGCGTTTTTGGGCATCCATGGCCTGCGGGGGGAGCGGCGGCGCCTGATCTTTGATGCGCTGACGGCGCAGGGGCGTATCTGTCCGGTTCAGGTGGAGGGCATCGAGGAGCCCCTTTACCTGCCTGCTGCACAGCTGCCCGCGCTGCACGCAGCCCGGGAGGAGGGGCGTTTGCGTCCCCGCACAGAACTGCTGGCGCCGCTGGACAACCTGCTGTGGGACAGGGAACTGATACGCCGGATTTTTGACTTTGATTACAAGTGGGAGGTGTACACCCCGGTGCGGGAGCGGCGCTATGGCTATTACGTGCTGCCCCTGCTGCACGGCGAGCGGCTGATCGGCCGGGCGGAATTGCGGCGGGACGCGAAAAACGGGATACTGCATGTGCTGGGGCTGTGGTATGAAAAGGACCTGCCCGCCGCGCGCATCCCGCACCGGGCGGTAGAAGCCTGCCTGGAGCGCCTGGCCCGCTTTAACGGCTGCGGGGCGGTGGCCTTGGCGCAGGATGGAGGATTTGCTGAGAAGCAAATATGA
- a CDS encoding MFS transporter, which produces MSAKGNRIPLFLVVTALFWFALYSYVPTLSPYAVSIGASLSMVGVISGSYGLLQLICRLPIGILSDKYNQRKLYVILGMVFCAVSTLGMALFPNPWLLLIFRGLSGVAASMWVGYTVLYSGYFPPEKSVAAIGVINAVNLAGQTLANYLGGLSSQLYGDAAPFYLGFIAAILGLVLSFFVVEKRDSAKKREPIKLRELAKVARTPALVCVSVLAIIAQLISFGAAISFAPVLAKELGATGGELGVLSMVATLPGIVTNLLAGSLLARRFGEKACIVVCFAAIAVCCALFPFAGSLMALYILQFLCGAFRSALATLQMGLSIKTVEPAKRATAMGFYQAVYSIGMFLGPVLVGAVGDGAGLTVGYLMMSGFGLVGMVLSAIFLGDYARKPKAAPATEA; this is translated from the coding sequence ATGAGTGCTAAAGGCAACCGCATCCCACTGTTTCTGGTGGTGACGGCGCTGTTTTGGTTCGCCCTGTACAGCTACGTGCCCACATTGTCGCCCTACGCCGTTTCTATCGGGGCCTCGCTCTCCATGGTGGGGGTGATCAGCGGCTCCTACGGGCTGTTGCAGCTGATCTGCCGGCTGCCCATCGGCATCCTTTCGGACAAGTACAACCAGCGCAAACTTTATGTGATACTGGGCATGGTGTTTTGCGCCGTTTCCACGCTGGGGATGGCGTTGTTTCCCAACCCCTGGCTGCTGCTGATCTTCCGCGGGCTCTCAGGCGTGGCGGCCAGCATGTGGGTAGGGTATACGGTACTGTATTCCGGCTATTTCCCGCCGGAGAAATCCGTGGCGGCCATCGGCGTGATCAACGCCGTCAACCTGGCCGGGCAGACGCTGGCCAACTATTTAGGCGGGCTCTCCAGCCAGCTTTATGGGGACGCGGCGCCCTTTTATCTGGGCTTTATCGCGGCCATCCTGGGCCTGGTGCTCAGCTTTTTCGTGGTGGAAAAGCGGGACAGTGCCAAAAAGCGGGAGCCGATCAAGCTGCGGGAGCTGGCAAAGGTGGCCAGGACTCCGGCGCTGGTGTGCGTATCGGTGCTGGCGATCATCGCCCAGCTGATCTCTTTTGGCGCGGCCATCTCTTTTGCGCCGGTGCTGGCTAAAGAGCTGGGGGCCACCGGCGGGGAGCTGGGCGTGCTCTCCATGGTGGCTACGCTGCCGGGTATTGTGACCAATCTTTTGGCGGGCAGCCTTTTGGCCCGCCGCTTTGGGGAAAAGGCCTGTATCGTGGTCTGCTTTGCGGCTATCGCGGTGTGCTGCGCGCTGTTCCCCTTTGCAGGCAGCCTGATGGCGCTGTATATCCTGCAATTTCTCTGCGGGGCCTTCCGTTCGGCGCTGGCTACGCTGCAGATGGGCCTGTCCATCAAGACCGTGGAACCTGCAAAGCGCGCCACGGCCATGGGCTTTTATCAGGCTGTCTATTCCATCGGCATGTTTTTGGGGCCGGTGCTGGTAGGTGCGGTAGGCGATGGCGCAGGGCTGACCGTAGGATATCTGATGATGAGCGGATTTGGCCTGGTGGGCATGGTGCTCTCCGCCATCTTTTTGGGGGATTATGCGCGTAAGCCCAAAGCGGCGCCGGCCACGGAGGCTTAG
- the pepF gene encoding oligoendopeptidase F codes for MSKNKEGALPFRADMPKNTQWQLEDIYADNAAWEADFEKLKALLPEVAGFAGKLGENAEFLRMGLDKLMEANLLTERLYVYARMRRDEDNTQELYQAMADRAAQLAVQLDADSAYFTPEVLNIPWVEQAVEKDEAGLGLYRQYLRNILRVKAHTLPAGEERLLAMAGDMAGACDNIFTMINNADIRFPNVPDGSGGEVELTHGRYGQLMESPDREVRKAAYEALYDTYGKQINTLAATYAGSVKKDNFFAGARGYASALEAALDANAVPVRVYDALVDAIHNHLDGLHRYMDLRARVLGVRDLKMYDVYVPIVPEADMRFTWEEAKQIVIEALSVLGADYAAMVQKALDGRWVDVYENRGKTSGAYSWGVYGSHPFVLMNFQGTVDHVFTLAHELGHAMHSHYSNEALPYVDAGYSIMVAEVASTVNEQLLLHEFLRRTRDKAKRAYLLNYALEQVRGTVYRQVMFAEFERETHRMAQAGQPLTAESLGQQYGGLNRQYYGPRMETDERISTEWARIPHFYDAFYVYQYATGYSSAVKLAEDILSGDGEAVRRYRAFLRSGGSDYPIRLLQNAGVDLTGPEPVARCLEYFSHTLEELEALL; via the coding sequence ATGAGCAAGAATAAAGAGGGCGCGCTGCCCTTCCGGGCGGATATGCCCAAAAACACCCAGTGGCAGCTGGAGGATATCTATGCCGACAATGCGGCCTGGGAGGCGGATTTTGAAAAGCTCAAGGCCCTGCTGCCGGAGGTGGCCGGGTTTGCGGGCAAGCTGGGCGAGAACGCGGAGTTTTTGCGGATGGGCCTGGATAAGCTGATGGAGGCCAACCTGCTGACCGAGCGGCTGTATGTTTACGCCCGCATGCGCCGGGATGAGGACAATACCCAGGAGCTTTACCAGGCCATGGCCGACCGGGCGGCGCAGCTGGCGGTGCAGCTGGATGCGGACAGCGCCTATTTTACCCCGGAGGTGTTGAATATCCCCTGGGTCGAGCAGGCCGTGGAAAAGGACGAGGCCGGCCTTGGCCTCTACCGGCAGTATCTGCGCAATATCCTGCGGGTCAAGGCGCATACCCTGCCGGCGGGGGAGGAAAGGCTGCTGGCCATGGCGGGGGATATGGCAGGCGCCTGCGATAACATCTTTACCATGATCAACAACGCGGACATCCGCTTTCCAAATGTGCCCGATGGCAGCGGCGGCGAGGTAGAGCTGACCCATGGCCGCTACGGGCAGTTGATGGAATCGCCTGACCGGGAGGTGCGAAAAGCCGCTTATGAAGCGCTGTACGATACCTATGGCAAGCAGATCAACACCCTGGCGGCCACCTATGCGGGCAGCGTTAAAAAGGACAACTTTTTTGCTGGGGCAAGGGGCTATGCCTCCGCGCTGGAAGCGGCGCTGGATGCAAACGCGGTGCCGGTCAGGGTGTATGACGCGCTGGTGGACGCCATCCACAATCATCTGGACGGGCTGCACCGGTATATGGACCTGCGCGCCCGGGTGTTGGGCGTCCGGGACCTGAAAATGTACGATGTTTACGTGCCTATCGTGCCGGAGGCCGATATGCGCTTTACCTGGGAGGAGGCCAAGCAGATCGTTATCGAGGCGCTGAGCGTGCTGGGCGCGGATTACGCCGCCATGGTGCAAAAGGCGCTGGATGGGCGCTGGGTGGATGTGTACGAGAACCGGGGCAAGACCAGCGGCGCTTATTCCTGGGGGGTATACGGCAGCCATCCCTTTGTGCTGATGAATTTCCAGGGCACGGTGGACCACGTGTTCACCCTGGCGCACGAGCTGGGGCACGCCATGCACAGCCATTATTCCAACGAGGCGCTGCCCTATGTGGACGCGGGCTACTCCATCATGGTGGCCGAGGTGGCCTCCACCGTCAACGAACAGCTGTTGCTGCACGAATTTTTGCGGCGTACGCGGGACAAGGCCAAGCGGGCTTACCTGCTCAACTATGCCTTAGAGCAGGTGCGCGGCACGGTCTACCGGCAGGTGATGTTCGCCGAGTTTGAGCGGGAGACCCACCGCATGGCGCAGGCGGGCCAGCCGCTGACCGCCGAGAGCCTGGGCCAGCAGTACGGCGGGCTGAACCGGCAGTATTACGGCCCGCGGATGGAGACCGATGAGCGCATATCCACCGAGTGGGCGCGCATCCCCCATTTTTACGATGCGTTTTATGTTTATCAGTATGCCACGGGCTATTCCAGCGCCGTGAAGCTGGCCGAGGATATCTTAAGCGGCGACGGCGAGGCGGTGCGGCGCTACCGGGCCTTCCTGCGCTCGGGCGGCAGCGATTACCCCATCCGCCTGCTGCAAAACGCCGGGGTGGATTTGACCGGCCCGGAGCCGGTGGCCCGCTGCCTGGAGTATTTCAGCCATACTTTAGAGGAGTTGGAGGCCCTGCTCTGA
- a CDS encoding VOC family protein, producing MEFVFDHFNINVKDLDAALSFYDEALGLKEARRKTALDGSFIIVYLADKAGTPFRLELTWLRDKTDGYELGDNESHLAMVVDDYSAAHKKHKEMGCICYENPGMGIYFIEDADGYWIEIIPAEHRK from the coding sequence ATGGAATTTGTATTTGATCACTTTAATATTAACGTTAAAGACTTGGACGCGGCGCTGAGTTTTTACGATGAGGCGCTGGGCCTGAAAGAGGCGCGCCGCAAAACCGCGCTGGACGGCAGCTTTATCATCGTCTACCTGGCCGATAAGGCGGGCACCCCCTTCCGGCTGGAGCTGACATGGCTGCGGGACAAGACCGATGGGTACGAGCTGGGGGACAACGAGAGCCACCTGGCCATGGTTGTGGACGATTACAGTGCCGCCCATAAAAAACATAAAGAGATGGGCTGCATCTGTTATGAGAACCCCGGCATGGGCATCTACTTTATCGAGGATGCGGATGGATACTGGATCGAGATTATCCCCGCCGAACACCGCAAGTAG
- a CDS encoding TfoX/Sxy family protein, with translation MAKRLQDMPNIGEKLARQLLDVGIKDPLQLAEAGSRQAWLRIRAQDPSACYMRLCALEGALQGIRWHDLDAQTKAELKAFYSAHQ, from the coding sequence ATGGCAAAGCGCTTGCAGGATATGCCCAATATTGGGGAAAAGCTGGCCAGGCAGCTTTTGGATGTGGGGATCAAGGACCCTTTGCAGCTGGCCGAGGCAGGCAGCCGCCAGGCCTGGCTGCGCATCAGGGCACAGGACCCCTCGGCCTGCTATATGCGGCTATGCGCGCTGGAAGGGGCGCTGCAGGGCATCCGCTGGCACGATTTGGACGCGCAGACCAAGGCGGAGCTTAAGGCCTTTTACAGCGCCCATCAATAG